One window of Chamaesiphon minutus PCC 6605 genomic DNA carries:
- a CDS encoding cation:proton antiporter yields MLEDFRLIVDLVSILAAAAVGGIIAGLAKQPPLLGYIVGGAIVGPTGLGLIKELVPVETLAQFGAAFLLFALGVEFSFAELKKVQKISLGGGGLQILLTILVTTVISVSVGWVATPQQGVFLGAILSLSSTAVVLKSLMESNETATPHGQVMLGILVVQDLALGFMLAVLPALDRPPAEIGMAVLYAAVKIGLFAIGATITGIWVVPRLLRLLASTESQELFLLGVVTLCLGIALITEHLGLSIEMGAFVAGLMISEAEYADQTLAYVEPIRDVFAALFFAAIGMLIDPRFLWENLDLILGLVSIVFIGKFAIITPLVRLFGYPLQTALIAGLGLAQIGEFSFVLASEGRNLGLVSRRVYLLLLGTTAVTLVVTPFILRLIPSLFNWIESVPSLDRWFQPGDPPLEVSEHVPLEPPIVICGYGRTGQNLATLLAEQNVPVVVVDQSESAIQRLRESGTPYIYGNAVSIPVLTRAGLDRARAMVIALPDAMSTRLCLKHALEISPELDIVVRANQYQDIELLYQLGGSEVVQPEFEASLEMASHLLVKIGLPTVQIQRQVKAIRNSHYMELRPEGTIGESSQNIQAATLGMNRRWYRLSLTSPLLGNSIASANIRTLTGATIVAIQREDGTQINYPNGGTTFNLGDSCLVIGSVEEQTMFDLLTKGEISIPVLPLSVLETFPEAIVEREVS; encoded by the coding sequence GTGTTAGAAGATTTTCGTCTGATCGTGGATTTGGTCTCGATCCTAGCGGCAGCGGCTGTGGGGGGGATAATTGCGGGATTGGCCAAACAGCCGCCACTACTGGGTTATATCGTCGGTGGGGCGATTGTCGGGCCGACGGGACTGGGACTGATTAAAGAGTTGGTTCCGGTCGAGACTCTAGCTCAGTTTGGGGCAGCTTTTTTATTATTTGCCTTGGGCGTAGAGTTCTCATTTGCCGAGCTAAAAAAGGTTCAGAAAATCAGCTTGGGCGGTGGTGGTTTGCAGATTCTGCTGACTATTTTAGTCACGACCGTCATTTCGGTGAGTGTGGGCTGGGTTGCGACTCCTCAGCAAGGTGTATTTTTAGGAGCGATCCTGTCGCTGTCTTCGACGGCAGTAGTGCTTAAATCTTTGATGGAGTCTAATGAGACTGCCACGCCTCACGGACAGGTGATGTTAGGGATTTTAGTCGTCCAGGATTTGGCGTTGGGATTTATGTTGGCGGTATTACCAGCTCTCGATCGACCGCCAGCAGAGATCGGCATGGCCGTATTATATGCGGCGGTAAAAATCGGTTTATTTGCGATCGGGGCGACGATTACCGGAATTTGGGTAGTGCCTCGGTTGTTGCGATTGCTGGCTAGTACTGAGAGTCAAGAATTATTTCTGCTGGGGGTCGTCACTCTGTGTTTGGGCATCGCGCTGATCACCGAACATTTGGGGCTGTCCATCGAAATGGGGGCTTTTGTCGCTGGTTTGATGATTTCTGAGGCGGAGTATGCCGACCAGACTTTAGCCTATGTAGAGCCGATTAGGGACGTGTTTGCGGCGTTATTTTTTGCAGCGATCGGAATGCTGATCGATCCGCGCTTTCTGTGGGAGAATCTGGATCTGATTTTGGGACTAGTCTCGATCGTCTTTATCGGTAAGTTTGCGATTATTACGCCGTTGGTGCGGCTGTTTGGCTATCCATTGCAAACTGCTCTGATTGCCGGATTGGGCTTGGCGCAAATTGGGGAATTTTCCTTCGTTTTGGCTAGCGAGGGTAGAAATTTGGGCTTGGTGTCGCGGCGGGTATATTTATTGCTATTGGGGACAACAGCGGTAACTTTAGTCGTCACGCCATTTATCCTCAGATTGATTCCCAGTCTGTTTAATTGGATCGAGAGCGTCCCGTCACTCGATCGCTGGTTTCAGCCAGGAGATCCGCCGCTGGAAGTCTCCGAACACGTACCGCTCGAACCCCCGATCGTCATTTGCGGTTACGGGCGCACGGGGCAAAATTTGGCCACACTCCTCGCCGAACAAAATGTGCCTGTAGTAGTCGTAGACCAGTCAGAGTCGGCGATTCAAAGATTGCGAGAGAGTGGAACGCCTTATATTTATGGTAATGCCGTGAGTATCCCCGTGCTGACTAGAGCCGGACTCGATCGAGCGCGAGCGATGGTAATTGCCCTCCCCGATGCGATGAGTACGCGGCTGTGTCTCAAACACGCGTTGGAGATTTCGCCGGAGCTAGATATCGTCGTGCGGGCAAATCAATATCAAGATATCGAATTACTCTACCAGTTAGGCGGTAGTGAAGTCGTGCAGCCAGAATTTGAAGCCAGCCTCGAAATGGCATCCCATCTGCTTGTTAAAATCGGCTTACCAACAGTGCAAATTCAACGCCAAGTTAAAGCAATTCGGAACTCTCACTATATGGAATTGCGCCCCGAAGGTACGATCGGTGAAAGCTCTCAAAATATTCAAGCAGCTACTTTGGGGATGAATCGTCGCTGGTATCGGCTCTCACTCACCTCGCCACTACTGGGGAATTCGATCGCCAGTGCCAATATTCGCACCTTGACTGGAGCGACGATCGTCGCTATTCAACGCGAAGATGGTACTCAGATTAATTATCCTAATGGAGGTACCACCTTCAACTTAGGCGATAGTTGCTTGGTAATTGGCTCGGTTGAAGAACAAACCATGTTCGATCTACTCACCAAGGGCGAAATTTCGATTCCCGTCCTCCCTCTCTCTGTGCTGGAAACATTTCCAGAAGCGATTGTCGAGCGCGAGGTTAGTTGA
- a CDS encoding Hfq-related RNA-binding protein, whose translation MSELDINLPSTRQVQGSIKDKIEVSVKLMTGDVFAGRIVWQDPDCLFFTDANDLKTLIYRHAIAYIQYQ comes from the coding sequence ATGTCCGAACTCGATATTAATTTACCCAGTACCCGCCAAGTTCAAGGATCGATCAAAGACAAAATTGAAGTATCGGTCAAATTAATGACTGGCGATGTATTTGCAGGCAGAATTGTCTGGCAAGATCCAGATTGTTTATTTTTTACCGATGCTAACGATCTCAAAACACTGATCTATCGTCATGCGATCGCTTATATTCAGTACCAATAG
- a CDS encoding nuclease A inhibitor family protein yields the protein MTTAAIIDLLKQVTTDLLWSSESDYPFEIVTWDRGVAMTPTALFSKLANPDAAIETISLTDLFAPVLTVENWYEDAELAQVKRFTDLLHAIESNLADVKVFRVGEVEIAIYIVGKTPDGEPIGLKTHAVET from the coding sequence GTGACAACAGCAGCAATTATCGATTTATTGAAACAAGTTACTACAGATCTGCTCTGGTCGAGTGAATCCGACTACCCCTTTGAAATAGTGACTTGGGATCGAGGTGTAGCGATGACTCCTACCGCCTTATTTAGCAAGCTAGCAAATCCAGACGCAGCGATCGAAACGATAAGTCTAACGGATTTGTTTGCACCAGTATTGACAGTAGAAAACTGGTATGAAGACGCCGAATTAGCCCAAGTAAAAAGATTTACTGATTTATTGCACGCGATCGAATCTAATTTAGCAGACGTCAAAGTTTTTCGCGTCGGCGAAGTCGAAATTGCCATTTATATCGTTGGCAAAACTCCCGATGGCGAGCCGATTGGGTTAAAAACTCATGCGGTAGAAACTTAA
- the purL gene encoding phosphoribosylformylglycinamidine synthase subunit PurL: MTPSPFTAAEIAAQGIKPNEYEEIVNRLNRHPNKAELGMFGVMWSEHCCYKNSRPLLKQFPTTGDRILVGPGENAGVIDLGDGLQLAFKIESHNHPSAVEPFQGAATGVGGILRDIFTMGARPIAILNSLRFGDLKDAKTRRLFTGVVAGISHYGNCLLGAETFIWRDSHGVHFDTIGNFVNTHLPPDTDTIALPPGIETLSVDPKTVAGSTNENGSNWQPVTRIFRRQAGTLVNIRTSLGRTITVTPDHPMLRVEDGKIRIRYAQTLRVGDDLPILQKLPKLADCQPQPIDTIATIDPELHSQRELCVKLPTSWQPTDLIRTTLELLEPSIQKRNHYLNTKTFPLDRFLCLEQLLGLEQDLNFDRQDLKIGQHSKEDWLPAIIRPNAAFARLLGYYIATGMVSPSGNIYRIFLNFSHHEAAAAADAIAILHDLGIAANPQERTSGMAVSASSWLLGHLLARVWGCGNEGTHKRIPDFVWEWNSELQQELLKGLIRTNPTIPNPNSGAGSQGKIFFSTSSRQLFDQVMLLVQDRGILPQVHHRPGSIGKIKGREFHYAPLWQIELRRDWAMGSSAIAREHRQEIGAVATQTVASAIATIGAVKIQNIATHNVATCDVYDVEVEHNHLFVTSSGIITHNCVGVPTVGGEVYFDPAYSGNPLVNAMAMGLMETDTIVKSGAAGIGNPVLYVGSTTGRDGMGGASFASAELTAESIDNRPAVQVGDPFLEKSLIEACLEAFKTGAVVAAQDMGAAGITCSCSEMAAKGGVGIEFDLDLVPAREPGMVPYEYLLSESQERMLFVAHKGREQELIDIFERWGLHAVVAGTVIEEPIVRILFQGSIAAEVPASALADNTPLYERELMAEAPAYAQKAWEWTPAQLPPATPQGIEIQGTSQSWNDVLLTLLDTPSIASKRWVYRQYDHQVQNNTVLLPGGADAAVIRIRPLEPIQNRQSTTTNPNLGVAATVDCNPRYVYLNPYEGAKMVVAEAARNLSCVGAEPVAVTDNLNFGSPEKPIGYWQLANACTGLSEACSAFKTPVTGGNVSLYNETFDPEGNPVPIYPTPVVGMVGIVNDITKICGQGWQNTGDRIYLLGIPVGYFAFKTTLLRTYPVADGLELVTLGASEYLATLHHLVAGQPPAVNFDLELKVQAACREGIQRGWINSAHDCAEGGLAVALAECAIAGNKGAKILLGGIVVGEASLKENRLDTALFGEGGARIIVSISPAQQSEFETYLAQQVGDAWQYLGTVGTQTDRFEMFSLSEPIVDLDLAAITATWSNAIERRLDV, from the coding sequence ATGACCCCATCCCCCTTTACCGCCGCCGAAATTGCCGCACAAGGCATCAAACCGAATGAATATGAGGAAATTGTCAACAGACTAAATCGGCACCCCAACAAAGCCGAATTAGGCATGTTTGGTGTGATGTGGTCGGAGCACTGCTGCTATAAAAATTCCCGTCCCTTGCTCAAACAATTTCCGACTACGGGAGATCGGATTCTCGTCGGGCCGGGTGAAAATGCAGGTGTGATCGATCTGGGCGATGGGCTTCAGCTTGCCTTCAAAATCGAATCGCACAACCACCCCTCGGCTGTCGAACCGTTTCAAGGTGCAGCTACGGGTGTCGGTGGCATCCTCCGCGATATTTTTACAATGGGTGCGCGTCCCATTGCGATTCTCAATTCCCTCAGATTTGGCGATCTCAAAGATGCCAAAACTCGCCGCCTCTTTACTGGTGTCGTGGCGGGAATTTCGCATTATGGGAACTGCTTGCTCGGTGCTGAAACCTTCATCTGGAGGGACTCACATGGCGTTCACTTTGACACGATCGGGAATTTTGTCAATACCCATCTGCCCCCCGATACCGATACCATCGCCCTACCACCAGGGATAGAAACCCTCTCTGTCGATCCTAAAACCGTTGCTGGTAGTACCAACGAAAATGGCAGTAACTGGCAACCCGTCACCCGCATCTTCAGACGTCAGGCAGGTACCCTAGTCAATATCCGCACCTCCCTCGGACGCACCATCACCGTCACTCCCGACCACCCGATGTTACGGGTAGAAGATGGCAAAATCCGCATTCGCTACGCTCAAACTTTGCGCGTGGGCGACGATCTGCCGATTTTACAGAAACTCCCCAAACTAGCAGATTGCCAGCCGCAGCCAATCGATACGATCGCGACAATCGATCCTGAGTTACATAGCCAGCGAGAATTGTGTGTCAAGCTCCCTACATCTTGGCAACCGACAGATCTAATTCGGACTACCCTCGAATTGCTCGAACCATCGATCCAAAAGCGCAATCACTATCTCAACACCAAAACCTTCCCACTCGATCGATTCTTGTGTCTCGAACAGCTCCTCGGACTAGAACAAGACCTCAACTTCGATCGTCAAGACCTGAAAATCGGTCAACATAGTAAAGAAGACTGGTTGCCAGCGATTATTCGACCCAACGCTGCTTTTGCGCGGCTGCTGGGCTATTACATCGCGACGGGGATGGTTTCGCCATCGGGTAATATTTATCGGATTTTCTTAAACTTCAGCCATCACGAAGCCGCCGCTGCCGCAGATGCGATCGCCATTCTTCACGATTTAGGTATCGCAGCCAATCCTCAAGAACGGACGTCGGGAATGGCTGTAAGTGCCTCTTCGTGGCTATTGGGACACCTGCTGGCTCGAGTCTGGGGTTGCGGTAACGAAGGTACCCACAAACGCATTCCTGATTTTGTGTGGGAATGGAATTCCGAACTTCAGCAAGAATTACTCAAAGGTTTGATTCGGACTAATCCCACAATTCCCAATCCCAACAGTGGCGCGGGATCTCAGGGCAAAATCTTTTTCTCGACCTCCAGCCGTCAATTATTCGACCAAGTAATGCTCTTGGTGCAAGATCGGGGCATTCTGCCACAAGTCCACCACCGTCCTGGTTCGATCGGCAAAATCAAGGGGCGAGAATTTCATTACGCGCCACTATGGCAAATCGAGCTGCGGCGCGATTGGGCAATGGGTAGCTCGGCAATCGCTCGCGAACATCGTCAAGAAATTGGTGCGGTGGCGACTCAGACTGTGGCATCTGCGATCGCGACCATCGGAGCTGTCAAAATTCAGAATATTGCCACGCATAATGTGGCAACTTGCGATGTCTACGATGTGGAAGTAGAGCATAATCACCTCTTTGTCACCAGTTCGGGCATCATTACTCACAATTGCGTTGGGGTACCTACCGTCGGCGGCGAAGTCTATTTCGATCCGGCTTATTCTGGCAATCCACTGGTAAATGCCATGGCGATGGGTTTAATGGAGACAGACACGATCGTTAAATCGGGTGCCGCCGGAATCGGCAATCCCGTCCTCTATGTCGGTTCGACTACCGGACGCGATGGCATGGGCGGTGCGAGTTTTGCCAGTGCCGAACTCACCGCAGAATCGATCGACAATCGTCCCGCCGTCCAAGTTGGCGACCCATTTCTAGAAAAATCTCTAATTGAAGCCTGTCTCGAAGCCTTCAAAACTGGTGCCGTCGTCGCCGCTCAGGATATGGGTGCGGCGGGGATTACTTGTTCTTGCTCGGAAATGGCGGCTAAAGGTGGCGTAGGAATTGAATTCGACCTAGATTTGGTACCCGCGCGCGAGCCGGGGATGGTGCCTTATGAGTACTTACTATCTGAATCTCAAGAACGGATGCTATTCGTCGCGCATAAGGGACGCGAGCAGGAACTGATCGATATTTTCGAGCGGTGGGGACTCCATGCCGTCGTGGCTGGTACCGTAATTGAAGAACCGATCGTGCGAATCTTATTCCAAGGTTCGATCGCGGCAGAAGTTCCAGCTAGCGCGCTAGCCGATAACACCCCACTTTACGAGCGGGAATTGATGGCAGAAGCCCCTGCATACGCCCAAAAAGCCTGGGAATGGACACCAGCACAATTACCCCCAGCCACCCCTCAAGGCATCGAAATTCAGGGCACATCCCAGAGCTGGAATGACGTGCTGTTAACCTTATTGGATACGCCCTCGATCGCCTCCAAACGCTGGGTCTACCGTCAATACGACCACCAAGTCCAAAATAATACCGTGCTCCTTCCTGGTGGTGCCGATGCCGCCGTCATCCGGATTCGTCCCCTCGAACCCATCCAAAATCGTCAGTCTACTACCACTAATCCCAACTTAGGCGTCGCCGCCACCGTAGACTGCAACCCCCGCTATGTGTATCTCAACCCCTACGAAGGGGCCAAAATGGTCGTCGCCGAAGCCGCTCGCAATCTGAGTTGTGTCGGAGCCGAACCCGTCGCCGTCACTGACAATCTTAACTTCGGCAGCCCCGAAAAACCGATCGGTTATTGGCAACTCGCCAACGCCTGCACGGGTTTATCCGAAGCTTGCAGCGCATTCAAAACCCCCGTCACGGGTGGAAATGTCTCGCTCTATAACGAAACCTTCGACCCCGAAGGCAATCCCGTCCCGATTTATCCAACTCCCGTCGTTGGGATGGTGGGCATCGTCAATGACATTACCAAAATCTGCGGTCAAGGTTGGCAAAATACAGGCGATCGCATTTACCTGTTAGGTATTCCCGTCGGCTACTTCGCCTTCAAAACTACTTTACTCCGAACTTATCCTGTGGCGGATGGTCTAGAACTAGTAACACTAGGTGCCTCAGAATATCTCGCCACCCTCCATCACCTGGTTGCCGGACAACCACCTGCGGTTAATTTCGACCTCGAACTTAAAGTCCAAGCGGCCTGTCGGGAGGGCATCCAACGCGGCTGGATTAACTCGGCTCACGACTGTGCTGAAGGTGGCTTAGCTGTGGCTCTAGCTGAATGTGCGATCGCTGGAAATAAAGGCGCAAAAATTCTCCTCGGCGGTATTGTCGTTGGCGAAGCCTCTCTGAAAGAGAATCGGTTGGATACGGCTTTATTTGGCGAAGGTGGTGCCCGCATCATCGTGTCGATCTCTCCCGCACAGCAGTCCGAATTTGAGACTTATTTAGCCCAGCAAGTTGGCGATGCTTGGCAATATCTAGGCACTGTCGGTACCCAAACCGATCGGTTTGAGATGTTCAGCCTCAGCGAACCGATCGTCGATCTCGATCTGGCCGCAATTACCGCTACTTGGTCAAACGCGATCGAGCGTCGTCTGGATGTGTAG
- a CDS encoding PspA/IM30 family protein, translating into MGLFDRVSRLLRANVNDMVSKAEDPEKILEQAVMDMQEDLVQLRQAVASSIANQKRTEQQYNKAMADANSWQSKAQLALQKGDEDLAREALVRKKNYSETAASLKAQLDGQAGMVDTMKKSLLQLEGKISEAKTKKDMLKSRSQAAKAQEQLQGAVGRLGTNSAMAAFERMEEKVLIQEAKSQAAAELTGADLESKFAALSAGSDVDDELAAMKQQMLGGSAQPAAALPQGTVSPTSAPATPKDTVKAPMSPQDEELEALRKQIDGL; encoded by the coding sequence ATGGGATTATTCGATCGGGTGAGCAGACTGCTCCGGGCAAATGTCAATGATATGGTCAGCAAAGCCGAAGATCCAGAAAAAATTCTGGAACAGGCGGTCATGGACATGCAAGAAGACTTGGTGCAATTGCGCCAAGCTGTTGCCAGTAGCATTGCCAACCAAAAACGCACCGAGCAGCAATACAATAAAGCAATGGCCGATGCCAATAGCTGGCAGAGCAAAGCTCAACTTGCCCTGCAAAAAGGAGATGAAGATCTCGCCCGTGAAGCTCTCGTGCGCAAGAAAAATTACAGCGAAACTGCTGCTAGCCTTAAAGCTCAACTAGACGGGCAAGCAGGCATGGTAGACACGATGAAAAAGAGTCTGCTCCAACTTGAAGGCAAGATTTCTGAAGCCAAAACCAAGAAGGATATGCTCAAATCTCGTTCTCAAGCTGCCAAAGCTCAGGAACAACTACAGGGTGCCGTCGGACGCCTGGGTACCAACAGCGCGATGGCTGCATTTGAACGGATGGAAGAAAAAGTCCTCATTCAAGAAGCCAAGTCTCAAGCTGCTGCCGAACTCACTGGTGCAGATCTAGAGAGCAAATTTGCCGCTCTGTCGGCAGGTAGCGATGTCGATGACGAACTCGCCGCCATGAAACAGCAAATGCTCGGCGGTTCCGCTCAACCTGCTGCCGCTCTACCTCAAGGTACCGTCTCGCCAACTTCAGCTCCCGCTACACCTAAAGATACCGTCAAAGCACCCATGAGTCCCCAAGATGAGGAACTAGAAGCCTTACGCAAACAAATTGATGGTTTGTAA
- a CDS encoding DUF721 domain-containing protein: MSLTSIASITSAIQNQPGWEGVRDWGAIVRAWSQIVSPAIAERTQPRSLSRGILTIATNSSSLSHQLTFGRQALCQRFNRLESAPSIVDLRFVAVGYTDRSIVTATDDRSVAIDSGNVVICSHCNCRAREGELLRWNVCRFCAFAEHRF; the protein is encoded by the coding sequence ATGTCATTAACGTCGATCGCTTCAATTACATCCGCAATCCAAAACCAGCCGGGATGGGAAGGCGTTCGCGATTGGGGCGCGATCGTGCGAGCGTGGAGCCAGATTGTCTCGCCAGCAATTGCCGAGCGCACTCAGCCTCGATCGCTATCGAGAGGAATCTTGACGATCGCCACTAATAGTTCTAGCCTCTCCCATCAGCTCACTTTTGGCAGGCAAGCATTGTGTCAGCGATTCAATCGCCTAGAGAGCGCGCCCTCGATCGTCGATTTGCGTTTTGTCGCGGTAGGATATACAGATCGCAGTATAGTGACTGCGACAGACGATCGATCTGTTGCTATCGACTCTGGAAATGTAGTAATTTGTTCCCACTGTAATTGTCGCGCGCGCGAAGGTGAATTACTACGGTGGAATGTTTGTCGATTTTGTGCGTTCGCGGAGCATCGCTTTTAG
- the rpsN gene encoding 30S ribosomal protein S14, with amino-acid sequence MAKKGTIEREKNRERLVAKYAQKREALLEEFKNAPSAQAKFAVHRKIQQLPRNSAPTRLHNRCWVTGRPRGYYRDFGLSRNVLREWAHQGLLPGVVKSSW; translated from the coding sequence ATGGCGAAGAAAGGCACGATCGAGCGGGAAAAAAACCGCGAGCGACTAGTCGCAAAATATGCACAAAAGCGGGAAGCTTTGTTAGAAGAGTTTAAAAACGCTCCCTCAGCTCAAGCGAAGTTCGCAGTTCACCGCAAAATCCAACAATTACCTCGCAACAGCGCACCCACTCGGTTGCACAATCGTTGCTGGGTTACTGGTCGTCCCCGTGGCTACTACCGCGATTTCGGTCTATCCCGGAACGTTCTCCGCGAATGGGCACACCAAGGTTTGTTACCTGGTGTTGTCAAATCTAGTTGGTAA